A region of the Caballeronia sp. TF1N1 genome:
GCTCGAATATCCGCGCGGCCCGGCGGGAACGAACACCTATTTCGTCGATCTCGACGCCGACGGACTCTTCGTGTCCGTGACGCAGGTCCTGACCGCGGCGAATATCGCGAAGGTAAGGCCCGGCATGACGCAGGATGAAGTGCGCCGGTTGCTTGGCAAGCCGACCACCGTCGCGGAGTATCGACTGAAGCAGGAACGCGTGTGGAGTTGGCACTGGCTCGAAGATGGCGTGAATCGCGACGCCATGTTCAACGCGCATTTCGATCCGAACGGCATCGTGGTGACGACTTCGCGCTCGGAGGCGGAGGGCGGCGGACGTCATTGAGAGGTTGCAGAGGCAATGAACAATCAGAATAACGACAAGAGACGAAACGCCTTGATGAATGACGCCGCGCGCTATCGCGACCGTTATCTGCAAGACGCGAACGATGCGACGCTCACGCTCTGGGCTTGCGACCGTGGTCATCACTGGGACGACGCGGTAGATG
Encoded here:
- the bamE gene encoding outer membrane protein assembly factor BamE; this translates as MVKKVMGAACVALSLLAGCDQQQSEDGLNKLKAIFNAVKPDNLLLKDLQPGVTTEAQIRSQMGDPEIERTFTDGSKRLEYPRGPAGTNTYFVDLDADGLFVSVTQVLTAANIAKVRPGMTQDEVRRLLGKPTTVAEYRLKQERVWSWHWLEDGVNRDAMFNAHFDPNGIVVTTSRSEAEGGGRH